One genomic segment of Sminthopsis crassicaudata isolate SCR6 chromosome 4, ASM4859323v1, whole genome shotgun sequence includes these proteins:
- the LOC141566416 gene encoding HLA class II histocompatibility antigen, DRB1 beta chain-like isoform X2: MTSWRRSRRVLPSVHFMEQGKSECHFENGTEHVRFLERHFYNREELLRFDSDVGKFMAVTELGRGIAEYLNSQKDYMEQKRAAVDTYCRHNYGVVEPFLVRRRVQPQVTVYPSKMAAPGQHNLLVCSVGGFYPGDVEVRWFLNGREETAGVVSTGLVGNGDWTFQTLVMLEMTPRRGDVYTCHVEHSSLEEAVLVDWRAQSESAQSKMLSGVGGLVLGLIFLGVGLIVHKRSQKGNRGSQPAGLLS, translated from the exons TGCACTTCATGGAGCAGGGAAAGTCCGAGTGTCACTTCGAGAACGGGACGGAGCACGTGCGGTTTCTGGAGAGACACTTCTACAACCGGGAGGAGCTCCTGCGCTTCGACAGCGACGTGGGGAAGTTCATGGCGGTGACGGAGCTGGGGCGGGGCATTGCCGAGTACTTAAACAGCCAGAAGGACTATATGGAGCAGAAACGGGCCGCGGTGGACACTTACTGCAGGCACAACTACGGGGTTGTTGAGCCCTTCTTAGTGCGCAGGCGCG TCCAGCCCCAGGTGACTGTATATCCATCCAAGATGGCCGCCCCGGGACAGCACAACCTGCTGGTGTGCTCCGTGGGCGGCTTCTATCCCGGGGACGTCGAGGTCCGCTGGTTCCTGAATGGGCGGGAGGAGACGGCCGGCGTGGTGTCCACGGGCCTGGTGGGCAATGGAGACTGGACCTTCCAGACCCTGGTGATGCTGGAGATGACGCCCCGGCGGGGAGACGTCTACACCTGCCACGTGGAGCACTCCAGCCTTGAGGAAGCCGTCCTCGTGGACTGGA GAGCCCAGTCTGAGTCTGCCCAGAGTAAGATGCTGAGCGGAGTCGGGGGCCTCGTGCTGGGGCTGATCTTCCTGGGGGTCGGCCTCATTGTCCACAAGAGGAGCCAGAAAG GAAATCGGGGGTCACAGCCAGCAG GGCTCCTGAGCTGA